One region of Candidatus Poribacteria bacterium genomic DNA includes:
- a CDS encoding fibronectin type III domain-containing protein: MKLFISLLILMSLLITEAVAQGVPGKPTGVTATPGDRTVTLNWELPSNIARDDINGFGIEMTGPDGVTQSFTFAELNPPDRTTSALITALPNGGIYTFRVRSRSSNGFGEWSASVEGMPMIPAPDTFTATAGDGEVTLSWTPPSSVFTPITSYEYSQSQNGGNWETAGDGNSRSKSIRSANGIPGTFRVRAARGSDKGTASQPVTVTPLRDAPRTPVRDAPRTPGALNVQRVADTAPKPKGRIRIQECPVGWVRSDGFARPNRRVLLYEVNLEMDLENPRSIYKPVSVAIYVHPDEALENLHGWKLHVAIPYNHHRAYLLTAENAVVVDAKIERVEGGFAFIESPEENPFPMVGVGFAGSSVPGFDYRLYDERGKRVDFGISCYKRSDVFQALRDMENPRVLRKVLLETLDWDAHYIRTEWTVPVPVNGFPGAPALHGVNLVGKWAALKKQ, encoded by the coding sequence ATGAAATTATTTATATCTTTACTCATACTCATGAGTCTCTTGATAACTGAAGCCGTCGCTCAAGGTGTCCCTGGAAAACCTACAGGGGTTACAGCAACACCCGGTGATCGCACAGTTACGCTGAACTGGGAGCTTCCAAGCAATATAGCCCGTGACGATATTAACGGGTTTGGGATTGAGATGACTGGTCCCGATGGCGTTACACAAAGTTTCACTTTTGCGGAGCTTAATCCTCCTGATAGAACTACGTCTGCCCTAATCACAGCACTTCCAAATGGAGGTATATATACGTTTAGAGTTAGAAGTCGAAGTTCTAACGGGTTCGGAGAATGGTCCGCATCCGTAGAAGGAATGCCCATGATACCTGCCCCTGATACGTTCACAGCAACCGCTGGAGATGGTGAAGTTACGCTGAGCTGGACCCCTCCATCATCTGTATTCACACCTATCACCAGTTACGAATACAGTCAAAGTCAAAATGGTGGAAATTGGGAAACTGCAGGTGATGGCAATAGCAGGAGCAAGTCTATTAGATCGGCAAATGGCATTCCAGGTACTTTCAGGGTCAGGGCTGCACGTGGTTCTGACAAAGGAACAGCTTCTCAGCCAGTAACAGTAACACCTTTGAGAGACGCACCAAGGACTCCAGTGAGAGACGCACCAAGAACTCCAGGAGCTCTTAACGTCCAAAGAGTGGCGGATACCGCACCGAAACCGAAGGGGCGGATTAGAATACAGGAATGTCCTGTCGGCTGGGTAAGATCCGACGGGTTTGCGCGACCCAACCGGCGAGTCCTCCTCTATGAAGTCAACTTGGAAATGGATTTAGAGAATCCTCGCTCTATCTATAAACCCGTCTCGGTCGCTATCTATGTCCATCCCGACGAGGCACTTGAGAACCTACACGGATGGAAACTCCACGTCGCCATTCCTTATAATCACCATAGAGCGTATCTACTCACAGCGGAGAACGCCGTTGTTGTTGACGCAAAAATTGAAAGGGTAGAAGGTGGCTTTGCGTTCATAGAAAGCCCAGAAGAAAATCCTTTCCCCATGGTCGGAGTGGGATTTGCGGGATCATCTGTTCCAGGCTTTGATTACCGTCTGTATGATGAAAGGGGGAAAAGAGTAGACTTTGGGATCTCCTGCTATAAGCGATCTGACGTTTTCCAAGCACTTAGGGATATGGAAAATCCGCGAGTCTTACGGAAGGTGCTGCTTGAAACGCTGGATTGGGATGCGCACTACATAAGAACGGAGTGGACAGTTCCCGTTCCCGTCAATGGGTTTCCGGGAGCACCCGCCTTACACGGAGTCAATTTAGTTGGCAAGTGGGCGGCTCTGAAAAAACAATAA
- a CDS encoding cadherin repeat domain-containing protein translates to MFNRKNLFGQERTCSHAGSRLRITILVAILAVSCLHMQVPVFANGGISENSPIFTEGATTTRSIEENTPAGRNIGDPVRATDADGDALLYEICEDWDWKSFSIDSASGQIRTKAALDFETKNTYELFIFVSDSASGPSRNAEIIVTINVIDVDETLIPVSGEGERSTNNALTNPITDVTGRVRQQPQSISPAVEESLLDVENSDGTPPEATPPFVGPNPVPKRGIIQECPVGWQRSDRFAGRTRRVLLYEVNLEMDLQNRVSIYKPIAVAVYVHPDEALENLEGWKLQVALPYNHHRDYLLTAENAVVVDAKIEGVEGGFAFIANPEETPFPMTAIEFMGSPVPVPGFDYRLYDETGRRVDFGISCYKRRDIFQALKEMEDPKVLRKVELESFDWDSPYIRSEWTVPVPVNGFPGAPSLRRGSLVGKWAALKKQ, encoded by the coding sequence ATGTTTAATAGAAAAAATCTATTCGGGCAGGAGCGGACATGTTCCCATGCTGGCTCCCGTCTGAGAATAACTATCTTAGTGGCAATTTTAGCAGTTTCTTGTTTACACATGCAAGTTCCCGTATTTGCGAATGGAGGTATTTCCGAGAACTCCCCTATTTTCACAGAGGGTGCTACGACTACACGCTCTATTGAAGAAAATACACCAGCCGGCAGAAACATCGGTGATCCTGTTAGGGCTACAGATGCGGATGGAGATGCGCTTCTCTATGAAATATGCGAAGATTGGGATTGGAAATCTTTTAGTATAGACAGCGCATCGGGACAGATACGAACGAAAGCAGCTCTTGACTTTGAAACCAAAAACACCTATGAGCTTTTCATTTTTGTCAGTGATTCGGCGAGTGGACCCAGTCGGAATGCTGAGATAATAGTCACGATTAATGTTATAGATGTAGATGAAACACTTATTCCTGTTAGTGGTGAAGGTGAAAGGTCTACTAACAACGCCCTTACCAATCCTATTACTGATGTAACTGGGAGAGTTAGGCAGCAACCGCAGAGCATCTCTCCCGCTGTGGAAGAATCGCTTTTAGATGTAGAAAACTCGGATGGAACGCCTCCTGAAGCCACACCGCCGTTTGTGGGACCCAATCCAGTGCCAAAGCGCGGGATTATACAGGAATGTCCTGTTGGCTGGCAGCGATCCGACAGGTTTGCGGGAAGAACCCGGCGTGTGCTTCTCTATGAAGTTAACTTGGAAATGGATTTACAGAACCGTGTCTCTATCTATAAACCCATCGCGGTGGCCGTCTATGTCCATCCAGACGAAGCACTTGAGAACCTCGAAGGCTGGAAATTACAAGTCGCACTCCCCTATAATCACCATAGAGACTATCTACTCACAGCAGAGAACGCCGTTGTTGTTGACGCAAAAATTGAAGGCGTAGAAGGTGGCTTCGCGTTCATAGCAAACCCAGAAGAGACACCTTTCCCGATGACAGCGATAGAATTTATGGGCTCGCCTGTGCCAGTGCCAGGCTTTGATTATCGTCTGTATGATGAGACGGGGAGGCGGGTAGACTTTGGGATCTCCTGCTATAAGCGTCGTGATATTTTCCAAGCACTTAAGGAGATGGAGGATCCGAAAGTTTTACGGAAGGTGGAGCTTGAGAGTTTCGACTGGGATTCGCCCTACATTAGAAGTGAGTGGACAGTTCCCGTTCCCGTCAATGGGTTTCCGGGAGCACCCTCCTTACGGCGAGGTAGCTTAGTTGGCAAGTGGGCGGCTCTGAAGAAACAATAA
- a CDS encoding leucine-rich repeat domain-containing protein, with translation MFRKTVKSFFILMLILLTCKISKVDAQEVFIPDIVLKAVIRSHLLFDADEPITREAMQELASIEHNHGAIIRDLTGLEHATNMEGLYLPGHQIRDLSPLAGLTNLQWIDLKRNQISDLRPLAGLTKLWGLELQENQISDVTPLAGLLNLRTLYLAGNPLGDTSSLANLYTELIEKDFEITFDRVWIPDPALERAIRSALGLPTVVNIGAAVSDDNVITRATMQRLVELDAPQSGIRDLTGIEYAINLQELYLENNQINNFAPVLQLPNLQWLDLSNNNISNVNRLSELTGLLGLGLGGNGISDITPLARLVNLQVLDLSNNNISNVSQLSGLTRLLALGLNENRISDITPLAQLTNLQTLVLSFNVIRNTTPLAGLIRLRGLDMQHNQISDVTPLAGLVNLETLYLSGNPLGDTSSLETLKRLVNKDFEITSGAIDIPDATLANAIRSTLGLSADADITAKAMETLTRLEVQQTQIVDLTGIEYATNLQYLSLNDTQISDITRLGTLKKLQVLNLRANQIGDLSPLIGLPNLLVLHLAENQIHDIRPLARLTNLQELDLGFNDMWDTTPLARLIGLQVLSLRGNRISDVTPLAGLLNLHTLYLARNPLEDTTALADLHKQLTDKDFEIIGGAIEIPDAALANAIRTALRLTARADITAKAMETLTRLEVHRTQIVNLTGIEYAINLQHLSLNDTQIRNITRLEALKNLRVLNLRANQISDVRPLIGIPNLQVLDLSENQISDITPLTRLNRLQELALANMQIRNITPLAKLRRLQVLNLANNQISDLTPLAQLNLLVRLYLVNNQIRDVRPLTQLVNLETLHLRENPLRNTSPLAGLQKLKDVDIEITRGKIEIPDTALANAIRTSLGLHTHDDITVEAILRLTKLDAHDNEISDLTGIEYAINLKELRLHKNQISDLIPLSGLLDLQRLGLHSNQISDLRPLTGLSNLQVLNLSNNQVSDLRPLIGLKNLVYLYLSWNQISDVSPLTELANLKTLHLKENPLRNTAPLVHLKKLKDLDVEITRGEITIPDAALANAIRNALGLRTGDDITAEIILKLTKLDAHDSGISDLTGIEYAINLKKLFLTKNQISDITSLSGLLDLQELRLTNNQIRDLRPLTELSGLQTLKLINNQINDLRPLIGLENLVQLYLAWNQISDVRPLAGLANLQTLHLKRNPLWDTSPLANLENLIDLDVEITEPKPQDVNRDGTVDFSDLNLVGERLGKLAPDEADVNSDGIVNIGDLVLVAAAFETTIAAPVLHASVSNMFTAAEVSAWLSQAQHLNTTDPVSQKGIRFLEQLLAALTPKNTLLLPNYPNPFNPETWIPYHLAAATDVQITIYDATGRVVRRLDLGHQPAGYYTDRSRAAYWDGKNTLGEPVASGVYFYQLETARVSLLRKLAILK, from the coding sequence ATGTTTAGGAAAACCGTGAAATCCTTTTTTATACTGATGCTGATTTTACTTACCTGCAAGATTTCTAAGGTAGATGCTCAAGAGGTATTTATACCGGATATTGTACTTAAGGCTGTAATCCGCAGTCACTTACTGTTTGATGCTGATGAGCCCATCACTCGCGAAGCGATGCAGGAGTTAGCATCTATAGAACACAATCACGGGGCAATAATAAGGGATCTCACTGGATTAGAACATGCCACAAACATGGAGGGGTTATATCTGCCGGGGCATCAGATAAGGGACCTAAGCCCCCTTGCAGGGTTGACTAATTTACAATGGATAGATCTGAAGCGGAATCAGATAAGCGATTTGAGACCGCTGGCTGGGTTAACAAAACTATGGGGACTAGAGCTGCAAGAGAATCAGATAAGCGACGTTACGCCCTTGGCAGGGTTGCTAAACCTACGGACGCTCTACCTCGCAGGGAATCCGCTGGGAGATACCTCATCCTTAGCCAACTTGTACACGGAGCTGATTGAAAAAGATTTTGAGATAACATTTGATAGAGTATGGATCCCGGATCCTGCGCTTGAGCGGGCGATTCGCAGCGCATTGGGGTTGCCCACGGTTGTGAATATTGGTGCTGCCGTTTCGGATGATAATGTCATCACCCGCGCAACGATGCAAAGGTTAGTAGAACTGGACGCACCTCAGAGCGGCATAAGAGACCTGACCGGCATAGAATACGCCATAAACTTACAAGAGTTGTACCTGGAAAACAATCAAATAAACAATTTCGCGCCGGTTCTGCAGTTGCCAAATCTACAGTGGCTAGATCTGTCTAACAATAATATAAGCAATGTGAACCGACTGTCGGAATTGACTGGCCTGCTCGGTTTAGGTCTAGGCGGGAACGGGATAAGCGATATTACACCCTTAGCACGATTGGTGAACTTGCAGGTACTGGATCTGTCTAACAATAATATAAGCAACGTGAGCCAACTATCGGGCTTGACCCGCCTCCTCGCCTTAGGTCTAAATGAGAACAGGATAAGCGATATTACACCGTTAGCGCAATTGACGAACTTGCAGACATTGGTTCTGAGTTTCAATGTTATACGGAATACGACACCCCTGGCGGGATTGATACGCCTGCGAGGGTTAGATATGCAGCACAACCAGATAAGCGACGTTACGCCCTTAGCGGGTTTGGTGAATCTGGAGACGCTCTATCTTTCAGGGAATCCGCTGGGAGATACCTCCTCTTTGGAAACACTGAAGAGACTGGTTAACAAAGATTTCGAGATAACGAGCGGTGCGATAGATATCCCGGATGCTACGCTTGCAAACGCCATCCGCAGCACACTCGGCTTGTCTGCAGATGCCGACATCACCGCTAAAGCGATGGAAACTTTAACAAGGCTGGAAGTCCAGCAGACCCAGATCGTCGACCTCACCGGCATAGAATATGCGACAAATCTCCAATATCTATCTCTGAACGACACGCAGATCAGTGATATTACACGCCTCGGGACCTTGAAAAAACTGCAAGTGCTAAACCTACGGGCAAACCAAATTGGCGATCTGAGCCCCCTTATCGGACTCCCAAACCTGCTGGTGCTGCATCTCGCTGAGAATCAGATACATGATATTAGACCGTTGGCACGATTGACGAACTTGCAGGAACTGGATTTGGGCTTTAATGATATGTGGGATACGACCCCCTTGGCGAGATTGATAGGTTTGCAAGTGCTAAGTCTGAGGGGCAATCGGATAAGCGACGTTACGCCCTTGGCTGGGTTGCTAAACCTACACACACTCTACCTTGCGAGGAACCCACTCGAAGATACCACTGCCTTGGCCGACTTGCATAAGCAGCTGACTGATAAAGATTTCGAGATCATAGGCGGCGCGATAGAGATCCCCGATGCTGCACTTGCAAACGCCATCCGCACGGCATTGCGCTTGACTGCAAGAGCCGACATCACCGCCAAAGCGATGGAAACTTTAACAAGACTGGAGGTTCATCGGACCCAGATCGTCAACCTCACCGGCATAGAATATGCGATAAATCTCCAACATCTATCTCTGAACGACACCCAAATACGTAATATTACACGCCTCGAGGCGTTGAAAAACCTACGGGTGCTAAATCTACGGGCGAATCAAATAAGCGATGTACGTCCACTTATAGGGATCCCAAATCTGCAGGTGCTAGATCTGTCCGAGAATCAGATAAGCGATATTACACCGCTAACGCGCTTGAACCGCCTACAAGAACTGGCTCTGGCGAATATGCAGATACGCAATATTACACCCTTAGCAAAATTGCGCCGCTTGCAGGTATTAAACCTTGCTAACAATCAGATAAGCGACCTTACACCCTTAGCGCAGTTGAACCTTCTGGTGCGGCTATACTTGGTGAACAATCAGATACGTGATGTAAGACCCCTCACGCAATTGGTGAACTTAGAGACGCTCCACCTCCGGGAGAATCCACTTCGGAATACATCTCCGTTAGCCGGCCTACAGAAACTGAAGGATGTGGATATCGAAATAACGCGCGGCAAGATAGAAATCCCGGACACTGCACTCGCCAACGCCATACGCACGTCACTCGGTTTGCACACCCACGATGACATTACTGTCGAAGCTATACTCAGACTCACGAAGTTAGATGCTCATGACAATGAGATAAGCGATCTTACAGGGATAGAATATGCCATAAATCTCAAGGAACTTCGTCTGCATAAGAATCAGATAAGCGACCTTATACCCCTATCGGGATTGCTTGACCTACAACGACTGGGTCTGCATAGCAATCAAATCAGCGATCTGCGCCCTCTCACGGGATTGTCCAATCTACAGGTGCTAAATCTGTCTAACAATCAAGTCAGTGATCTGCGCCCACTGATCGGATTGAAAAACTTAGTGTACCTTTATCTGTCGTGGAATCAGATAAGCGATGTAAGCCCTCTCACAGAATTGGCGAACCTAAAAACGCTCCATCTCAAAGAAAATCCGTTGAGGAACACGGCTCCCTTGGTGCACCTGAAGAAGCTAAAGGACTTAGATGTTGAGATAACACGCGGTGAGATAACGATTCCAGATGCTGCACTTGCAAACGCTATCCGCAACGCACTCGGCTTGCGTACCGGTGATGACATTACCGCTGAAATCATACTCAAACTCACGAAGTTAGATGCTCATGACAGTGGGATAAGTGATCTCACAGGGATAGAATATGCCATAAATCTCAAGAAACTATTTCTGACTAAGAATCAGATAAGCGATATTACATCCTTATCAGGATTGCTTGACCTACAAGAGTTAAGGCTGACTAACAATCAAATACGCGATCTCCGTCCACTGACGGAATTGTCCGGTTTACAGACCCTGAAGCTGATTAACAATCAGATCAACGATCTGCGCCCACTGATCGGATTGGAAAACTTAGTGCAACTTTATCTGGCGTGGAATCAGATAAGCGATGTAAGACCTCTCGCGGGATTGGCGAACCTACAAACACTCCACCTCAAACGGAATCCATTGTGGGATACCTCTCCCTTAGCCAATCTGGAGAATCTGATTGACCTGGATGTTGAGATAACGGAACCGAAACCACAAGATGTGAACAGGGATGGTACCGTCGACTTTTCCGATTTAAATTTAGTCGGCGAGCGTTTGGGGAAGCTGGCTCCTGACGAGGCTGATGTCAACAGTGATGGCATTGTCAACATCGGTGACCTCGTCCTGGTCGCCGCTGCCTTTGAGACTACTATTGCTGCACCCGTCTTGCATGCTTCGGTCTCAAATATGTTTACCGCAGCCGAGGTCAGCGCGTGGCTCTCCCAAGCACAACACTTAAATACTACTGATCCTGTCTCCCAAAAGGGCATCCGCTTCTTAGAGCAACTCTTGGCAGCCTTGACACCTAAAAACACGCTGCTGCTACCAAATTATCCCAATCCGTTCAACCCGGAGACGTGGATACCCTATCATCTCGCTGCCGCGACCGATGTTCAGATAACGATTTATGACGCAACAGGTAGAGTTGTGCGGCGGTTAGATTTAGGGCATCAGCCTGCTGGATATTACACCGATCGGAGCCGCGCAGCCTATTGGGACGGCAAAAACACACTCGGTGAACCTGTCGCAAGCGGTGTCTATTTCTACCAGTTAGAAACAGCGCGTGTGTCGCTGCTGCGGAAATTGGCGATTCTCAAGTAG